A portion of the Phaenicophaeus curvirostris isolate KB17595 chromosome 17, BPBGC_Pcur_1.0, whole genome shotgun sequence genome contains these proteins:
- the MTRFR gene encoding mitochondrial translation release factor in rescue: protein MNVPSLFHFTFLLREVRTPSWRPWILRKQHFSLPAAPLLQAAGKNSSNLLELTEAELEEQFVRGDGPGGQATNKTNNCVVLKHVPSGIVVKCHQTRSVEQNRKIAREILQEKVDLFYKGEDSDVFKEKKASEKKKQEKKRRAKENLERKRHFKEMRQLDKK, encoded by the exons ATGAATGTTCcaagtttatttcattttacattcTTACTGAGAGAAGTACGAACACCATCATGGAGACCATGGATTTTGAGGAAGCAGCatttttctctgcctgcagcacccTTACTCCAGGCAGCAGGAAAGAACTCTTCCAATCTCCTTGAACTAACTGAGGCAGAATTAGAAGAACAGTTTGTGAGAGGTGATGGCCCAGGAGGTCAAGCCACAAATAAGACAAACAACTGTGTTGTCTTGAAGCATGTTCCATCTGGGATTGTAGTGAAG TGTCATCAAACACGATCAGTGGAGCAGAACCGAAAGATAGCCAGAGAAATCCTGCAGGAAAAAGTTGACCTTTTCTACAAAGGTGAAGATAGTgatgtttttaaagagaagaaagcatcagagaagaagaagcaggagaaaaaaagaagagcaaaggaaaacCTAGAAAGGAAAAGGCATTTCAAAGAGATGCGACAACTGGACAAGAAATAA
- the MPHOSPH9 gene encoding M-phase phosphoprotein 9 isoform X1, whose product MENCDVNTTQEIPSSCAGSDDRNTHSSVCNLNCNRSPSSSPNGVSGYSGNARSSLTSGSVELLASFMQDIQNVGNADSEIAKNCETRWLQLLRLVEKQCQEQILAQQEQFHHQIQLIQDEIRQLVGLQTSSWGANKSRSLPAKLTDAFSSPESQMGMSSEIFEGNECIVDQLRSNEAESQLNASDLHQECFASDVSMNSGYGTLSASELNPSRSNGVNDCTDCMEKTSQGQGDAAVLQSGAVVASVQNKSEIFPKKIEENFSSGRNDTLIFPAEFEHKVDEAQCGKKASKSLTSWAQKLKKNQPKRTNAEEVCVNSMQENEQVKKLPLENTNLTDAALPPYTFYLSQPKESPNSLVSEASGLSYWKLNEKEMYHSLPENYRSEFADVFSTKVSPDQLPADETKLSSLKDIYHRRQRENKQLPDQNFMPSSQSSHPPQILTLDPTLHVKPGQQNPGCCFFNVPEETTAFSPDSVVEPGFSSHCDTDSFSQTSNSSQLDDSLKYPVSSGAVHLDLWRNRPFQNENKTICPFPMAYRDGNNDNLVDTEEETLTLTPSSVTQSADNSVPERSLSVTSVEDPVVMSKIRQNLREKHARHIADLRAYYESELHSLKQQLEASHKTASSEDLQKINQSLADRCDQLDAALNEASARIKALENKNNMLEKQVADWRERFYAASSASKVLQERVEEMRTNNKEKDNTISRLKSRLKDLEEAFEKAYKLSDNKNTRLKEESKMFQNLLGEYESLGKEHERVKDTLNTTENKLLDANMQISDLKRTISKLEAQLKQVEHENTLKCRHVTESRLRISCANKLSTPDVSRRKWLIPGAEYSIFTGQPLEVQESPRDNKLEETYIPSRHHSPPEKDFSEEGSSTNTIEKKENEMSEAPIIKAFKELEEGKAFKDWGTQTEKDDTTAKTSNRRQTVGFVETSLAANRSPEKGKDQHRPKRYSPPSGQRSSSLPPSNRKSNSTPTRREIMLAPVSVTYSPKRSPKENLSPGFSHLLNKNENTVTRFDILLDDLETGPTSILQHNNTRKRLQFLSVDDTEGRQHSDIRHTSCAESVNTGMKRATAWDERSIAQKYEPALTPFEGDFKYAARIKTLAETERLFDELTQEKQQIEAALSRIPSSGGRLTLQARLNQEALEDRLERINRDLGSIRMTLKRFHVLRTSANL is encoded by the exons ATGGAAAACTGTGATGTGAATACAACACAAGAAATCCCTTCATCTTGTGCAGGCTCTGATGACAGAAATACTCATAGCTCTGTATGTAACTTGAATTGTAACAG AAGTCCCTCATCCAGTCCCAATGGAGTTTCTGGTTACTCAGGGAATGCTAGGTCCTCGTTAACATCAGGTTCTGTTGAGCTGCTTGCCTCTTTTATGCAAGATATCCAGAACGTTGGAAATGCTGACTCAGAAATCGCGAAGAACTGTGAG ACAAGGTGGCTACAGTTATTGAGACTGGTGGAAAAACAATGTCAGGAACAAATACTCGCCCAGCAAGAGCAGTTCCACCATCAAATCCAA ctGATTCAGGATGAGATAAGGCAGTTGGTGGGACTGCAGACCAGCAGCTGGGGTGCCAACAAGAGCAGAAGTTTGCCAGCCAAGCTTACAGACGCTTTTTCATCCCCAGAAAGTCAAATGGGGATGAGTTCTGAAATCTTTGAAGGAAATGAGTGCATCGTCGATCAACTTAGATCTAATGAAGCAGAAAGTCAGCTGAATGCCTCTGATCTGCATCAGGAATGTTTTGCAAGTGACGTTTCAATGAATAGTGGGTATGGTACTCTTTCTGCCTCCGAACTGAACCCTAGCAGATCTAACGGCGTTAATGACTGCACAGACTGCATGGAGAAAACATCACAAGGACAGGGTGACGCAGCAGTATTGCAAAGTGGTGCAGTTGTAGCCAGTGttcaaaataaaagtgaaattttccccaaaaaaatagaggaaaatttttcaTCAGGAAGGAATGATACTTTAATTTTTCCTGCTGAATTTGAACATAAAGTTGATGAAGCTCaatgtggaaaaaaagccag TAAATCTTTAACGTCATGGgcacaaaagttaaaaaaaaaccaaccaaaaagaACAAATGCTGAAGAAGTATGTGTGAACTCTATGCAAGAAAATGAGCAAGTGAAGAAACTACCCCTTGAGAAT ACAAACCTCACTGATGCTGCTTTGCCACCTTACACTTTTTACCTCAGTCAACCGAAGGAAAGTCCAAATTCCTTAGTGTCTGAAGCTTCAG GACTTTCCTACTGGAAGCTGAATGAAAAGGAGATGTATCACTCTTTACCAGAGAATTATAGAAGTGAGTTTGCTGATGTTTTCTCCACAAAAGTATCACCAGATCAG TTGCCTGCTGATGAAACGAAGTTGTCATCATTGAAGGATATTTATCATAGAAGACAAAGGGAAAATAAGCAGCTGCCAGACCAGAATTTTATGCCTTCTTCCCAGTCAAGCCACCCACCACAG ATCTTGACGTTGGACCCAACCCTACATGTGAAACCAGGGCAGCAGAACCCAGGATGCTGTTTCTTCAATGTTCCTGAAGAAACTActgctttttctccagactCTGTGGTGGAGCCCGGATTTTCAAGTCATTGTGACACAGACTCTTTTTCACAGACAAGTAATTCATCTCAGCTAGATGATTCTCTGAAATATCCTGTCAGCAGCGGAGCTGTGCATTTGGACCTCTGGAGAAATCGCCCattccaaaatgaaaacaagaccATCTGTCCCTTTCCAATGGCATATAGAGATGGTAATAATGATAATTTAGTTGACACTGAGGAGGAAACACTGACTCTAACTCCATCTTCTGTTACTCAGAGTGCTGACAACAGTGTGCCAGAACGTAGTCTCTCGGTGACATCTGTTGAAGATCCTGTGGTAATGTCGaa gATTAGGCAGAACCTGAGGGAAAAACATGCTCGACACATAGCTGATCTACGAGCCTACTATGAATCTGAGCTACATAGTTTAAAACAGCAGCTAGAGGCAAGCCACAAAACTGCTTCATCTGAAGACTTGCAGAAAATCAATCAAAGTCTTGCTGACAG GTGTGACCAGTTAGATGCAGCTCTGAATGAAGCGAGTGCTCGCATAAAAGCCcttgaaaataagaataatatgCTAGAAAAGCAAGTG GCAGATTGGAGGGAACGCTTTTATGCAGCCAGTAGTGCTTCCAAAGTTTTGCAAGAACGTGTTGAAGAAATGCGCACAAATAATAAAGAGAAGGATAACACTATCAGTCGACTAAAATCAAGGCTTAAAGATCTAGAGGAAGCATTTGAAAAGGCTTATAAGTTATCTGACAATAAAAATACAAGactaaaagaagaaagtaaaatgtttcaaaat ctTTTAGGAGAATATGAGTCCCTTggaaaagaacatgaaagaGTAAAG GATACATTAAAtacaactgaaaacaaattgcTTGATGCAAACATGCAGATTTCTGATTTGAAAAG GACAATTTCTAAACTTGAAGCTCAGCTCAAGCAGGTGGAACACGAAAACACGCTGAAATGTCGACATGTTACTGAAAGTCGTTTAAGAATCTCTTGTGCCAA CAAACTGTCAACTCCTGATGTCAGCAGGCGAAAATGGCTGATACCAGGGGCAGAGTATTCCATCTTCACTGGCCAGCCTCTGGAAGTCCAGGAGAGCCCTAGAGATAATAAGTTAGAGGAAACCTACATTCCTTCTAG GCACCATTCTCCTCCTGAAAAAGACTTCTCTGAGGAAGGCTCTTCAACAAAcacaatagaaaagaaagaaaatgagatgtcAGAAGCACCGATTATAAAAGCCTTTAAAGAActtgaagaaggaaaagcatttaaagATTGGGgtacacagacagaaaaagacgacacgACAGCta aAACATCAAATCGACGTCAAACTGTTGGCTTTGTTGAGACTTCTCTAGCTGCTAACCGCTCCCCAGAGAAAGGTAAAGACCAACACAGACCAAAACGGTACAGCCCCCCTTCTGGCCAGAGATCATCGTCTCTTCCTCCTTCAAACAGGAAATCAAATAGCACTCCAA CAAGAAGAGAGATAATGTTGGCACCGGTGTCTGTGACGTACAGCCCAAAACGATCTCCAAAAGAAAACCTCTCTCCTGGATTTAGCCATTTGcttaacaaaaatgaaaacacagtgaCAAG ATTTGATATACTTCTAGATGACCTGGAAACTGGTCCTACATCTATTCTGCAGCACAATAATACAAGAAAAAGGCTCCAGTTTCTCTCAGTAGATGACACAGAAG GAAGGCAGCATTCAGATATCAGACACACCTCTTGCGCTGAATCTGTCAATACtgggatgaagagagcaacagCTTGGGACGAGAGGAGCATAGCACAGAAATATGAGCCAGCGCTAACACCTTTCGAGGGAGACTTCAAGTACGCAGCAAGGATTAAGACTCTGGCTGAAACAGAGAGGCTTTTTGATGAGCTGACTCAAGAAAAGCAACAg ATTGAGGCTGCATTGAGTCGAATACCTTCTTCTGGTGGAAGACTGACCTTGCAAGCAAGATTAAATCAG GAAGCCCTGGAAGATCGCTTGGAGAGGATTAATAGAGATTTGGGGTCAATACGCATGACTCTGAAAAGATTTCATGTTTTACGTACCTCTGCAAATCTTTGA
- the MPHOSPH9 gene encoding M-phase phosphoprotein 9 isoform X2 produces the protein MGMSSEIFEGNECIVDQLRSNEAESQLNASDLHQECFASDVSMNSGYGTLSASELNPSRSNGVNDCTDCMEKTSQGQGDAAVLQSGAVVASVQNKSEIFPKKIEENFSSGRNDTLIFPAEFEHKVDEAQCGKKASKSLTSWAQKLKKNQPKRTNAEEVCVNSMQENEQVKKLPLENTNLTDAALPPYTFYLSQPKESPNSLVSEASGLSYWKLNEKEMYHSLPENYRSEFADVFSTKVSPDQLPADETKLSSLKDIYHRRQRENKQLPDQNFMPSSQSSHPPQILTLDPTLHVKPGQQNPGCCFFNVPEETTAFSPDSVVEPGFSSHCDTDSFSQTSNSSQLDDSLKYPVSSGAVHLDLWRNRPFQNENKTICPFPMAYRDGNNDNLVDTEEETLTLTPSSVTQSADNSVPERSLSVTSVEDPVVMSKIRQNLREKHARHIADLRAYYESELHSLKQQLEASHKTASSEDLQKINQSLADRCDQLDAALNEASARIKALENKNNMLEKQVADWRERFYAASSASKVLQERVEEMRTNNKEKDNTISRLKSRLKDLEEAFEKAYKLSDNKNTRLKEESKMFQNLLGEYESLGKEHERVKDTLNTTENKLLDANMQISDLKRTISKLEAQLKQVEHENTLKCRHVTESRLRISCANKLSTPDVSRRKWLIPGAEYSIFTGQPLEVQESPRDNKLEETYIPSRHHSPPEKDFSEEGSSTNTIEKKENEMSEAPIIKAFKELEEGKAFKDWGTQTEKDDTTAKTSNRRQTVGFVETSLAANRSPEKGKDQHRPKRYSPPSGQRSSSLPPSNRKSNSTPTRREIMLAPVSVTYSPKRSPKENLSPGFSHLLNKNENTVTRFDILLDDLETGPTSILQHNNTRKRLQFLSVDDTEGRQHSDIRHTSCAESVNTGMKRATAWDERSIAQKYEPALTPFEGDFKYAARIKTLAETERLFDELTQEKQQIEAALSRIPSSGGRLTLQARLNQEALEDRLERINRDLGSIRMTLKRFHVLRTSANL, from the exons ATGGGGATGAGTTCTGAAATCTTTGAAGGAAATGAGTGCATCGTCGATCAACTTAGATCTAATGAAGCAGAAAGTCAGCTGAATGCCTCTGATCTGCATCAGGAATGTTTTGCAAGTGACGTTTCAATGAATAGTGGGTATGGTACTCTTTCTGCCTCCGAACTGAACCCTAGCAGATCTAACGGCGTTAATGACTGCACAGACTGCATGGAGAAAACATCACAAGGACAGGGTGACGCAGCAGTATTGCAAAGTGGTGCAGTTGTAGCCAGTGttcaaaataaaagtgaaattttccccaaaaaaatagaggaaaatttttcaTCAGGAAGGAATGATACTTTAATTTTTCCTGCTGAATTTGAACATAAAGTTGATGAAGCTCaatgtggaaaaaaagccag TAAATCTTTAACGTCATGGgcacaaaagttaaaaaaaaaccaaccaaaaagaACAAATGCTGAAGAAGTATGTGTGAACTCTATGCAAGAAAATGAGCAAGTGAAGAAACTACCCCTTGAGAAT ACAAACCTCACTGATGCTGCTTTGCCACCTTACACTTTTTACCTCAGTCAACCGAAGGAAAGTCCAAATTCCTTAGTGTCTGAAGCTTCAG GACTTTCCTACTGGAAGCTGAATGAAAAGGAGATGTATCACTCTTTACCAGAGAATTATAGAAGTGAGTTTGCTGATGTTTTCTCCACAAAAGTATCACCAGATCAG TTGCCTGCTGATGAAACGAAGTTGTCATCATTGAAGGATATTTATCATAGAAGACAAAGGGAAAATAAGCAGCTGCCAGACCAGAATTTTATGCCTTCTTCCCAGTCAAGCCACCCACCACAG ATCTTGACGTTGGACCCAACCCTACATGTGAAACCAGGGCAGCAGAACCCAGGATGCTGTTTCTTCAATGTTCCTGAAGAAACTActgctttttctccagactCTGTGGTGGAGCCCGGATTTTCAAGTCATTGTGACACAGACTCTTTTTCACAGACAAGTAATTCATCTCAGCTAGATGATTCTCTGAAATATCCTGTCAGCAGCGGAGCTGTGCATTTGGACCTCTGGAGAAATCGCCCattccaaaatgaaaacaagaccATCTGTCCCTTTCCAATGGCATATAGAGATGGTAATAATGATAATTTAGTTGACACTGAGGAGGAAACACTGACTCTAACTCCATCTTCTGTTACTCAGAGTGCTGACAACAGTGTGCCAGAACGTAGTCTCTCGGTGACATCTGTTGAAGATCCTGTGGTAATGTCGaa gATTAGGCAGAACCTGAGGGAAAAACATGCTCGACACATAGCTGATCTACGAGCCTACTATGAATCTGAGCTACATAGTTTAAAACAGCAGCTAGAGGCAAGCCACAAAACTGCTTCATCTGAAGACTTGCAGAAAATCAATCAAAGTCTTGCTGACAG GTGTGACCAGTTAGATGCAGCTCTGAATGAAGCGAGTGCTCGCATAAAAGCCcttgaaaataagaataatatgCTAGAAAAGCAAGTG GCAGATTGGAGGGAACGCTTTTATGCAGCCAGTAGTGCTTCCAAAGTTTTGCAAGAACGTGTTGAAGAAATGCGCACAAATAATAAAGAGAAGGATAACACTATCAGTCGACTAAAATCAAGGCTTAAAGATCTAGAGGAAGCATTTGAAAAGGCTTATAAGTTATCTGACAATAAAAATACAAGactaaaagaagaaagtaaaatgtttcaaaat ctTTTAGGAGAATATGAGTCCCTTggaaaagaacatgaaagaGTAAAG GATACATTAAAtacaactgaaaacaaattgcTTGATGCAAACATGCAGATTTCTGATTTGAAAAG GACAATTTCTAAACTTGAAGCTCAGCTCAAGCAGGTGGAACACGAAAACACGCTGAAATGTCGACATGTTACTGAAAGTCGTTTAAGAATCTCTTGTGCCAA CAAACTGTCAACTCCTGATGTCAGCAGGCGAAAATGGCTGATACCAGGGGCAGAGTATTCCATCTTCACTGGCCAGCCTCTGGAAGTCCAGGAGAGCCCTAGAGATAATAAGTTAGAGGAAACCTACATTCCTTCTAG GCACCATTCTCCTCCTGAAAAAGACTTCTCTGAGGAAGGCTCTTCAACAAAcacaatagaaaagaaagaaaatgagatgtcAGAAGCACCGATTATAAAAGCCTTTAAAGAActtgaagaaggaaaagcatttaaagATTGGGgtacacagacagaaaaagacgacacgACAGCta aAACATCAAATCGACGTCAAACTGTTGGCTTTGTTGAGACTTCTCTAGCTGCTAACCGCTCCCCAGAGAAAGGTAAAGACCAACACAGACCAAAACGGTACAGCCCCCCTTCTGGCCAGAGATCATCGTCTCTTCCTCCTTCAAACAGGAAATCAAATAGCACTCCAA CAAGAAGAGAGATAATGTTGGCACCGGTGTCTGTGACGTACAGCCCAAAACGATCTCCAAAAGAAAACCTCTCTCCTGGATTTAGCCATTTGcttaacaaaaatgaaaacacagtgaCAAG ATTTGATATACTTCTAGATGACCTGGAAACTGGTCCTACATCTATTCTGCAGCACAATAATACAAGAAAAAGGCTCCAGTTTCTCTCAGTAGATGACACAGAAG GAAGGCAGCATTCAGATATCAGACACACCTCTTGCGCTGAATCTGTCAATACtgggatgaagagagcaacagCTTGGGACGAGAGGAGCATAGCACAGAAATATGAGCCAGCGCTAACACCTTTCGAGGGAGACTTCAAGTACGCAGCAAGGATTAAGACTCTGGCTGAAACAGAGAGGCTTTTTGATGAGCTGACTCAAGAAAAGCAACAg ATTGAGGCTGCATTGAGTCGAATACCTTCTTCTGGTGGAAGACTGACCTTGCAAGCAAGATTAAATCAG GAAGCCCTGGAAGATCGCTTGGAGAGGATTAATAGAGATTTGGGGTCAATACGCATGACTCTGAAAAGATTTCATGTTTTACGTACCTCTGCAAATCTTTGA